From Hippea alviniae EP5-r, one genomic window encodes:
- a CDS encoding branched-chain amino acid aminotransferase has translation MNIQYNLKPKSERRTEAFKPDKTLPFGLLRTDHMFVMDYEDGEWINPRIVPYSPIELSPGAIVLHYAQAIFEGAKAFMHDDGEIYTFRIDKNAKRMNRSADILCMPHIPEEMQIEAIHSLIDVDRLWFPIQEGASLYIRPFMFATEDSLGVHPSSTYKFMVILSPSGPYYPKGFTEPIKLLITKKFHRVPPGGTGSAKAAGNYAASLQVAEFAKKFGATQVLYLDTTNTYIEEAGTMNHYHVMKDGTVVIPEFTDTILRSITSESVMELSDRMGIKTKQERIRVDEFIEGIRTGEITEAGGFGTAAVISPVGEYVFEDGSSVVVNDNKIGEITKKIYEYYTGLQTGKIEAPEGWLKKVERRV, from the coding sequence ATGAACATCCAGTATAACTTAAAACCAAAATCAGAAAGAAGAACAGAAGCGTTTAAGCCAGACAAGACTTTGCCCTTTGGTCTTTTAAGGACAGACCACATGTTTGTTATGGATTATGAAGATGGTGAGTGGATTAACCCACGCATAGTGCCGTATTCTCCTATTGAGCTGTCGCCCGGTGCCATAGTTCTTCATTATGCTCAGGCTATTTTTGAAGGTGCAAAGGCATTTATGCACGACGATGGTGAGATTTACACATTCAGGATTGACAAAAACGCAAAAAGAATGAACAGGTCTGCTGATATTCTCTGTATGCCACATATACCAGAAGAGATGCAGATTGAAGCAATACACTCTCTGATTGATGTTGACAGGCTCTGGTTTCCTATTCAAGAAGGTGCATCCTTATATATTAGGCCATTTATGTTTGCAACAGAAGATTCTCTTGGTGTTCATCCAAGTTCGACTTATAAGTTTATGGTTATACTTTCGCCCAGCGGTCCATACTATCCAAAGGGTTTTACAGAACCTATAAAGCTTCTAATAACAAAAAAGTTTCACAGAGTGCCACCGGGTGGAACAGGCTCAGCCAAAGCCGCAGGTAATTATGCTGCATCTCTGCAGGTTGCTGAGTTTGCAAAAAAATTCGGTGCAACGCAGGTTTTGTATCTTGATACAACAAACACCTACATCGAAGAAGCAGGCACAATGAATCATTACCATGTTATGAAGGATGGAACAGTGGTTATACCAGAATTCACCGATACGATTTTAAGGTCTATAACGAGCGAAAGTGTGATGGAGTTGTCCGACAGAATGGGTATAAAGACAAAACAGGAGAGAATTAGGGTTGATGAGTTTATAGAAGGAATAAGAACTGGCGAGATAACAGAAGCAGGTGGATTTGGAACGGCCGCCGTGATTTCGCCTGTTGGTGAGTATGTATTTGAAGATGGAAGCTCTGTTGTTGTAAATGACAACAAGATAGGTGAGATAACAAAAAAGATTTATGAATATTATACGGGACTCCAGACGGGCAAAATTGAAGCGCCAGAAGGCTGGTTGAAAAAGGTAGAAAGAAGAGTATGA
- a CDS encoding DHA2 family efflux MFS transporter permease subunit, with protein sequence MQKNQQPSKWIIALAVILPTLMEIVDTTIVNVSLPHIRGALSISLDESTWVLTSYMVSNAIIIPITGWLAIKFGRKKYLMFSIFAFTFFSFLCGYAPSFYFLVLSRFVQGIAGGGLQPLSQAILLESFPKEQRGMAMAIFGMGVVVGPILGPVLGGWITDNWGWRWIFFINIPVGILSILLIELFVFDPEYLKKAKEKIESIDYMGLAFLAIAVGALQILLDNAQRKDWFESRFITTLAIISAVGFIMFIYNELKVEHPVVNLKIFKDRNYSLGNLVMFLGFFGFFGTIVLLPLYLQNLMGYTAFLAGLVLGPGALTTLIGMPLTGKLLEKGFDPRKLLLGSLIINAIAINIMAHFNLQADFWNVIYPRALQGFAIALFFVPLAAATFANISNEDMGNASGLFNFIRNIGGSFGTAIVMTILSRRAQFHQSRLVENLTPLNDGFNHTLDVLSLKLHDVMHQYAVIYKELLRQAYMLAFNDSFYFCAILFVVLIPTVFLIKKPSGSLDMSKMH encoded by the coding sequence ATGCAGAAAAATCAGCAGCCCAGCAAGTGGATTATAGCCTTAGCCGTTATACTGCCTACCTTGATGGAGATTGTTGATACAACGATTGTCAATGTTTCACTTCCACACATTCGTGGAGCTTTGAGCATCTCGCTTGATGAGTCAACTTGGGTTTTGACATCCTACATGGTTTCAAACGCCATTATCATACCTATAACAGGCTGGTTAGCTATAAAGTTTGGCAGAAAAAAGTATCTAATGTTCTCTATTTTTGCTTTTACCTTCTTCTCGTTTTTGTGCGGATATGCGCCATCTTTTTACTTTTTGGTTTTGTCAAGGTTTGTTCAGGGTATAGCAGGTGGTGGCTTGCAGCCTTTGTCTCAAGCTATTCTGCTTGAGAGCTTTCCAAAAGAGCAGCGTGGTATGGCAATGGCAATATTTGGTATGGGTGTTGTTGTTGGGCCTATCTTAGGACCTGTGCTTGGTGGTTGGATTACAGATAACTGGGGCTGGAGATGGATATTCTTTATCAATATACCCGTTGGAATACTATCAATACTTCTTATAGAGCTGTTTGTGTTTGACCCGGAGTATCTGAAGAAAGCAAAAGAAAAAATAGAAAGCATAGATTATATGGGACTTGCATTTTTAGCAATTGCCGTTGGAGCATTACAGATTCTGCTTGATAACGCACAGAGAAAGGATTGGTTTGAAAGCAGATTTATAACCACTCTTGCCATAATTTCAGCTGTTGGCTTTATTATGTTTATATACAACGAGCTTAAGGTTGAGCATCCCGTTGTGAATCTTAAAATTTTCAAGGATAGAAACTATTCACTCGGTAATCTTGTTATGTTTTTGGGCTTTTTTGGATTTTTTGGAACAATTGTTCTTCTGCCTTTATACCTTCAAAACCTGATGGGTTATACGGCATTTTTGGCGGGATTGGTGCTCGGACCTGGAGCCTTAACGACCTTAATCGGTATGCCTTTGACGGGAAAACTGCTTGAGAAGGGTTTTGACCCAAGAAAACTGCTTCTTGGAAGTCTAATCATAAATGCTATTGCTATAAACATTATGGCTCATTTCAATCTGCAGGCTGACTTTTGGAATGTTATATACCCACGAGCATTGCAGGGATTTGCTATAGCGCTCTTCTTTGTGCCACTTGCTGCTGCCACATTTGCCAATATCAGCAATGAAGACATGGGTAATGCATCTGGTTTGTTCAACTTCATAAGAAACATAGGTGGAAGCTTTGGAACAGCCATTGTTATGACGATACTTTCAAGAAGAGCCCAGTTTCACCAGAGTAGGCTTGTTGAGAATTTAACGCCGCTGAATGATGGCTTTAACCACACTCTTGATGTCTTATCTTTAAAGCTGCACGATGTAATGCATCAATATGCCGTTATATACAAGGAATTACTGAGACAGGCTTACATGCTTGCCTTCAATGATTCTTTCTATTTCTGTGCCATTCTGTTTGTTGTTCTTATCCCAACTGTTTTCCTTATAAAGAAACCTTCGGGTTCACTTGACATGAGTAAAATGCATTAG
- a CDS encoding MlaE family ABC transporter permease: MEIFALIGRAVINFISELGGIAVLLLNFAKSIFEKPRIHATFEQMYSIGVKSTLIVFLTSMFVGMVEVLQIYHGFHKFGAEGMIGYTVAVSLGRELSPVLTALMIVARNVSAMAAELGTMKVTQQIDALEVMAVNPINLLVAPRIIATTVMLPALVILSNAVGNLGGYLVGMGILHLNPTVYVKNIQIYIEMTDLTYGLIKAAVFGFIISLIGCYMGITTKGGSKGVGISTTKAVVAASISVLVADYFLTAFLF; the protein is encoded by the coding sequence ATGGAAATTTTTGCTTTAATTGGAAGAGCTGTTATAAACTTTATATCCGAACTCGGCGGAATAGCCGTTCTTTTATTGAATTTTGCAAAATCCATATTTGAAAAACCGAGAATTCACGCCACATTTGAGCAGATGTATTCAATTGGTGTTAAATCGACATTGATAGTATTTTTAACTTCCATGTTCGTTGGAATGGTTGAAGTTTTACAGATTTATCATGGATTTCACAAGTTTGGTGCCGAAGGTATGATAGGATACACGGTTGCTGTATCATTGGGAAGAGAGCTATCACCTGTTCTGACGGCTTTGATGATTGTTGCAAGAAATGTCTCAGCTATGGCAGCAGAACTTGGCACGATGAAAGTAACACAGCAGATAGATGCTTTGGAAGTGATGGCGGTAAATCCAATAAATCTGCTTGTTGCACCACGCATAATAGCGACAACAGTAATGTTGCCAGCTTTAGTTATACTGTCAAATGCTGTCGGCAATCTGGGTGGCTATCTTGTAGGTATGGGCATTTTGCACCTAAACCCAACGGTTTATGTTAAAAACATTCAAATTTACATAGAGATGACGGATTTAACATATGGACTTATAAAGGCTGCTGTGTTTGGCTTTATTATCTCGCTTATTGGCTGTTATATGGGTATCACGACAAAGGGCGGTTCAAAGGGTGTTGGTATATCAACAACAAAGGCTGTTGTCGCTGCAAGCATCTCTGTGCTTGTGGCTGATTACTTTTTGACGGCGTTTCTATTCTGA
- the alr gene encoding alanine racemase produces MINFHSKSIVHLDNFHYNLSQLIKLIGKKVSIIPVIKADAYGHGIVRIARELTNYSQVAYLGIAHIKEGVMLRKKGITQPILAMSCVDSFDLNMMDEFEITPVVHSLFLLERIIEFAKSKGKSIKVHLKFDTGMARLGIREEEVEKAINVCIKNADYLNIDGIMSHFSDSESDFEWTEEQLNRFERIIKAFEDKGIMVKLKHIANSGAIISSKRTHLNCVRPGLFMYGYAPSLELKNSVDLKPVLEIQSQLINIHTLRKGEGISYGRTFVADKDMKVGVVAFGYADGLFRSLSNRMHCIVNGKKVKQVGTICMDMFMCDLSDVEANVSDTVIIMNEDLTAYELAEKSGTIPYEILTNIGKSIRVKRVYRR; encoded by the coding sequence ATGATTAATTTTCACAGTAAGTCTATTGTCCATCTTGATAACTTTCACTATAACTTAAGTCAGCTTATAAAACTGATAGGCAAAAAAGTATCGATAATACCTGTAATAAAAGCTGATGCCTATGGGCATGGCATTGTAAGAATAGCGCGAGAACTTACAAATTACTCTCAGGTTGCATATCTTGGTATAGCCCACATAAAAGAAGGTGTCATGTTGAGAAAGAAGGGCATAACACAACCGATACTCGCAATGAGCTGTGTCGATTCGTTTGACTTGAATATGATGGACGAGTTTGAAATAACGCCTGTTGTTCATAGTCTATTTCTGCTTGAAAGAATTATAGAGTTTGCAAAAAGCAAAGGAAAAAGTATAAAGGTTCATCTAAAGTTTGATACAGGAATGGCAAGGTTGGGCATAAGGGAAGAAGAAGTTGAGAAGGCGATTAATGTATGTATAAAAAATGCCGACTATTTAAACATAGATGGAATTATGTCTCACTTCTCTGATTCCGAAAGCGACTTTGAGTGGACAGAAGAGCAGTTAAACAGGTTTGAAAGGATAATAAAGGCGTTTGAAGATAAGGGTATAATGGTAAAACTCAAACATATAGCAAACTCAGGTGCAATAATCTCATCAAAAAGAACGCATCTAAACTGCGTAAGGCCCGGGCTTTTCATGTATGGATACGCTCCAAGCTTAGAGCTTAAAAATAGCGTTGACTTAAAACCTGTATTAGAGATACAATCTCAACTGATAAACATTCATACCCTAAGAAAGGGTGAAGGTATCAGTTATGGAAGGACATTTGTGGCGGATAAAGATATGAAGGTTGGTGTTGTCGCCTTTGGTTATGCTGACGGGCTCTTTAGAAGCTTGTCAAACAGAATGCACTGCATAGTAAACGGTAAAAAGGTAAAACAGGTTGGAACAATATGTATGGACATGTTCATGTGTGATTTGAGTGATGTTGAAGCCAATGTATCTGACACGGTGATCATAATGAATGAAGATTTAACGGCTTATGAGCTTGCAGAAAAAAGCGGCACAATCCCGTATGAGATTTTAACAAACATTGGAAAAAGTATAAGGGTTAAAAGGGTTTATAGAAGATAA
- a CDS encoding MlaD family protein, whose protein sequence is MSNRKVEVIVGIFILAILVVLGWLTTQMGKFSLKKKPTYTLYAAFNNVNGLDVNTKVKVAGVDVGYIKNIGLRNGKAIVELEIYKQYKIPKDSIAVIASKSLLGEKTLEIKYGHSNEYLQNGEFIAKTVSPTDLGTLITNINKVFNQQNRDNIAKALEEISKLSSRLNDVVEENRQNIKQAIENFNKSMQTLAEILKDNKQDVRLAVMEAKEAMKKLNETLENIYLMSADLRHGKGTLGKLLVDESLYNNVDNASEHLNSIFAKIDTGKGTLGKLVNNDEAYNNLNETLKSIKHYLKRGDQIALNIYAANQHNFRDSYNKGIVNVDIYTMPDKFYRIGIVSEKDYEHTEHPKNTDNKLRFTAMMGKRYYDFVLRAGIEESRFGAGVDYYLLNDNLKASLDVFDFNHENDIRDKHVQAKFQLTYRWLRHFDIFAGVDEILNPKTRSVFAGAGVEFSSDDTKYLLTKMPSISPK, encoded by the coding sequence ATGAGTAATAGAAAAGTTGAAGTTATTGTAGGCATCTTTATATTGGCCATTCTGGTTGTTCTTGGGTGGTTAACGACACAAATGGGTAAATTTTCACTAAAGAAAAAGCCCACATACACCCTGTATGCAGCATTCAACAATGTAAACGGTTTAGATGTCAACACGAAGGTCAAGGTTGCCGGCGTCGATGTCGGATATATAAAGAACATTGGATTAAGGAATGGCAAAGCTATTGTTGAGCTTGAGATATACAAACAGTATAAAATACCTAAGGATTCAATAGCCGTAATTGCAAGCAAAAGCCTTTTAGGCGAGAAAACACTGGAAATCAAATACGGACACTCAAACGAGTATCTTCAAAATGGAGAATTTATAGCAAAAACCGTTTCTCCAACCGACTTAGGAACACTAATAACAAACATAAACAAGGTATTCAATCAGCAAAACAGGGACAACATTGCAAAGGCTTTAGAAGAGATAAGCAAACTCTCTTCTCGCTTAAACGATGTTGTGGAAGAGAATAGACAAAACATAAAACAGGCTATAGAAAACTTCAATAAATCTATGCAGACACTCGCAGAGATTCTTAAAGACAACAAGCAGGATGTAAGATTGGCTGTAATGGAAGCAAAAGAAGCGATGAAAAAGCTGAACGAGACGCTTGAGAATATCTATCTTATGAGTGCAGATTTAAGACATGGAAAAGGAACATTGGGCAAACTGCTCGTCGATGAGAGCTTATATAACAATGTTGACAATGCGAGCGAACATCTAAACAGCATATTTGCAAAGATTGATACAGGAAAAGGAACGCTTGGCAAATTGGTAAACAACGATGAAGCATACAACAATCTCAACGAGACATTAAAAAGCATAAAGCATTACTTAAAAAGAGGCGACCAGATAGCTCTAAACATCTATGCAGCAAATCAGCACAACTTTAGAGACTCATACAACAAGGGCATTGTTAATGTTGATATATACACGATGCCGGATAAGTTTTACAGAATTGGAATAGTAAGCGAAAAGGATTACGAACATACAGAGCATCCAAAGAACACAGACAACAAGCTCAGATTTACAGCTATGATGGGCAAAAGGTATTACGATTTTGTCTTAAGGGCGGGTATAGAAGAGTCTCGCTTCGGTGCAGGTGTTGACTATTATCTCTTAAATGACAATCTAAAGGCAAGCCTTGATGTTTTCGATTTCAATCATGAAAACGACATAAGAGATAAACATGTTCAGGCAAAATTTCAGCTAACATACAGATGGCTTAGGCACTTTGACATCTTTGCCGGTGTCGATGAGATATTAAATCCGAAAACAAGAAGCGTATTTGCTGGTGCAGGTGTTGAGTTCTCAAGTGATGACACGAAATATCTCTTAACCAAAATGCCATCGATTTCACCTAAGTAA
- a CDS encoding ABC transporter ATP-binding protein has protein sequence MIEVKDLSVNFYNQKVLDELNLNIEKGKITVIIGKSGAGKSVLLKNIIGLLKPNKGSIIVEGKDITKIRYDELKRIRLNFGVLFQEAALFDSLTVFENIAFPLIERKLIKNKKELKDKVKEALSLVELHDIENKLPSELSGGMKKRVGLARAIITNPKIIFFDEPTTGLDPITAMSIAKLIKNMQQTLNTTCFIISHDLALTFKIADRIGFLHEGKIIEFGDAEQIKNSNNPIVKEFLESYYVGESHE, from the coding sequence ATGATTGAAGTAAAAGATTTGAGTGTGAACTTCTATAACCAGAAGGTTTTAGATGAGCTAAACCTTAACATAGAGAAAGGCAAAATAACGGTAATAATAGGCAAAAGTGGTGCAGGCAAGAGCGTGCTTTTGAAAAACATCATAGGACTTTTAAAACCCAACAAGGGCAGCATTATTGTTGAAGGCAAAGATATAACAAAGATTCGCTATGATGAGTTAAAGAGAATAAGACTGAATTTCGGTGTCCTGTTTCAGGAAGCAGCTTTGTTTGACTCTTTAACCGTCTTTGAAAACATAGCCTTTCCTTTAATTGAGAGAAAACTCATAAAAAACAAAAAAGAGCTAAAAGATAAGGTAAAAGAAGCACTCTCACTTGTCGAACTGCATGATATAGAGAACAAGCTTCCAAGTGAACTATCCGGCGGTATGAAGAAAAGGGTTGGGCTTGCAAGGGCAATCATAACGAATCCAAAGATAATATTCTTTGACGAACCTACGACAGGTCTTGACCCGATAACGGCAATGTCGATAGCAAAACTGATAAAAAATATGCAACAGACATTAAATACAACCTGCTTTATCATAAGCCACGACCTTGCTTTAACATTCAAAATTGCCGATAGAATAGGCTTCTTACATGAAGGAAAAATAATTGAGTTTGGTGATGCAGAGCAGATAAAAAATTCAAACAACCCTATTGTAAAAGAGTTCTTAGAGAGTTATTATGTAGGAGAGAGCCATGAGTAA
- a CDS encoding menaquinone biosynthetic enzyme MqnA/MqnD family protein encodes MKVALVEFLNAVPLYYALKKKIVDNDFEFISAVPSKCARLLFAKKVDISNASIVEYVNSEDYLLLPDGCISTTSRVKSVVLFLKKPLKQVKVVKLDKNSKTSVALTKVLFHFKYNMSVDYVWDGEADCELVIGDNALKRLKTSNGTVVDLAREWFEMTGLPFVFAAWITNRKLSSDTVEKFVRAKEKGKQLINDICEESRSLVGYDECKKYLTENIQYDLTKEKLKAIEEFLKLAYSCKAISNIRPLLFS; translated from the coding sequence ATGAAGGTTGCATTAGTTGAGTTTTTGAATGCTGTTCCGCTCTATTATGCTTTGAAAAAGAAGATTGTTGATAACGATTTTGAGTTTATATCAGCCGTGCCGAGTAAGTGTGCACGGCTGCTTTTTGCTAAAAAGGTTGATATTAGCAATGCGTCAATTGTCGAATATGTAAACTCTGAAGATTATCTTCTTCTGCCGGATGGTTGTATCTCAACGACAAGCAGGGTAAAGAGTGTTGTTCTGTTTTTAAAAAAACCACTAAAGCAGGTTAAGGTTGTAAAGCTTGATAAGAACTCAAAGACATCGGTTGCCTTAACGAAGGTTCTCTTTCATTTTAAATACAATATGTCGGTTGATTATGTCTGGGACGGTGAAGCAGATTGCGAGCTTGTAATAGGAGACAATGCTTTAAAAAGATTGAAAACATCAAACGGCACTGTAGTTGATCTTGCAAGAGAGTGGTTTGAGATGACGGGTTTGCCATTTGTATTTGCTGCATGGATTACAAATAGGAAACTATCATCTGATACTGTTGAAAAGTTTGTTAGAGCAAAAGAGAAGGGTAAGCAGTTGATAAACGATATCTGTGAAGAGTCAAGAAGCCTTGTGGGTTATGATGAGTGTAAGAAGTATTTAACAGAAAATATACAGTATGATTTAACCAAAGAGAAACTAAAGGCAATTGAAGAATTTTTAAAGCTTGCTTACTCCTGCAAGGCTATCTCAAATATTAGGCCTTTGCTCTTTAGCTGA
- a CDS encoding ABC transporter ATP-binding protein, which produces MLKVEHLTVNYKSIKAVEDVSIEVKEGECVAIIGANGAGKSTLLKTIIGLLKQKSGNIEFEGEEISSLAAHKRAQLGISFVPEGARVFPKITTEGNLLLAVYHEKDKAKIRERLEHVYTLFPRLKERNSQLAGTLSGGERQMLALGRALMSKPKLLMVDEISLGLMPKLVDFVFEILSELHKSGITILLAEQNANKASEIAQRMYVLALGKIEKQAKPEEILSDPEIRKAYLGM; this is translated from the coding sequence ATGCTAAAGGTTGAACATTTAACGGTAAATTACAAAAGCATAAAAGCGGTTGAAGATGTATCAATAGAAGTCAAAGAAGGCGAATGTGTTGCCATAATAGGTGCAAATGGGGCAGGCAAAAGCACACTTCTAAAGACAATCATAGGTCTTCTAAAGCAGAAAAGCGGCAATATAGAGTTTGAAGGAGAAGAGATATCAAGCCTTGCAGCCCATAAAAGGGCTCAGCTTGGTATATCGTTTGTTCCCGAAGGCGCAAGAGTATTTCCCAAAATAACAACAGAAGGCAACCTTCTTCTTGCCGTATATCATGAAAAGGATAAGGCAAAGATAAGAGAAAGACTCGAACATGTTTACACTCTATTTCCACGCCTAAAAGAGAGAAACAGCCAGCTTGCAGGAACCCTATCTGGTGGAGAAAGACAGATGCTTGCCTTAGGCAGGGCATTAATGTCAAAACCAAAGCTCCTTATGGTTGATGAGATTTCTCTTGGCCTGATGCCTAAGCTTGTTGATTTTGTGTTTGAGATACTAAGCGAATTACACAAATCGGGCATAACGATACTGCTTGCAGAACAGAATGCAAATAAAGCATCAGAGATCGCACAACGCATGTATGTGCTTGCCTTAGGAAAAATAGAAAAACAGGCAAAACCTGAAGAGATATTAAGCGACCCAGAGATAAGAAAAGCCTACTTAGGCATGTAA
- a CDS encoding HlyD family secretion protein gives MSKKKLIVLGIFLIFGIATFIFIQYKKTHISTDDAYITNDIYWVNPKVSGTIEKVFMGDNEYVKKGKVLAVIDQKPYRIALQRAEANVSLYEAKIEEAKAAIEAAKAEVNLVVAKLKKAEWDFKRAKKLFKNRVISKDAYEKYLTNYNVLKATLKAKQDALKRAEVSLNSLKEALKAAKAAEHQAELNLSYTYIKAPADGFITKKNIEVGKFASPQLPICAIVPKSGAWIVANYKESQIGKIKPGMKVKIEIDAYPSKEFEGRVASIQYGTGEVFSLFPPENASGNWIKVVQRVPVKIVFDKKPDVPLRVGMSVETTVLVK, from the coding sequence ATGAGCAAGAAGAAACTTATCGTTTTGGGGATTTTTTTGATTTTTGGTATTGCCACTTTTATCTTTATTCAATACAAAAAAACGCATATTTCAACCGACGATGCATACATAACAAACGATATATACTGGGTTAACCCAAAGGTAAGCGGCACTATTGAGAAGGTGTTTATGGGAGATAACGAGTATGTAAAAAAAGGTAAAGTGCTTGCAGTTATAGACCAGAAGCCTTACAGAATAGCTCTTCAGAGAGCAGAAGCCAATGTATCGCTGTATGAAGCAAAAATAGAAGAAGCAAAAGCGGCTATAGAAGCTGCAAAAGCAGAAGTAAACCTTGTAGTTGCAAAGTTAAAAAAAGCAGAGTGGGATTTTAAAAGGGCAAAAAAGCTGTTCAAAAACAGGGTTATATCAAAAGATGCTTATGAGAAGTATCTAACGAATTACAATGTTTTGAAGGCAACCTTAAAGGCAAAACAGGATGCTCTAAAAAGGGCTGAAGTATCCTTAAATAGCTTAAAAGAAGCTCTAAAAGCGGCAAAAGCAGCCGAGCATCAGGCAGAACTCAATCTCTCCTATACTTACATAAAAGCGCCAGCAGATGGTTTCATAACAAAGAAAAACATAGAAGTTGGCAAGTTTGCATCACCACAGCTGCCTATCTGCGCCATTGTTCCGAAGAGTGGTGCATGGATTGTGGCAAATTACAAAGAGTCTCAAATCGGCAAAATAAAACCAGGTATGAAGGTAAAAATAGAGATAGATGCCTATCCTTCGAAGGAGTTTGAAGGCAGGGTTGCATCAATTCAATACGGAACGGGCGAAGTGTTTTCTCTATTTCCGCCGGAGAATGCATCAGGTAATTGGATAAAGGTTGTCCAAAGAGTGCCGGTAAAGATTGTGTTTGACAAAAAACCAGATGTGCCGTTAAGGGTTGGTATGTCTGTTGAGACAACTGTTCTGGTGAAGTAA